A single Corynebacterium resistens DSM 45100 DNA region contains:
- a CDS encoding M13 family metallopeptidase, whose translation MTETIPDNISERSTGRPTPQQDLYRYINGEFLSTHEIPADRPVDGAFIALRDQSEADVRTLIETAAKDDPSGRVGALYASFMDTEGIEAAGLSVLDADLHPIRNAETLEDLAITLGELDTRGVGGVVGYFIEKDSSEDKEIVYLVQTGIGLPDEAYYREDQHAETRVAYLEFIVDMLNLAAEQARPGRFAEASAEDSAQAIFDFETRLAKGHWNNVDSREAEKTYNPTAVGDLPTEFPFAQWLAATHVDPNTSGGKKIIVSQPSYLDHVAEMATDSAIDLDQWKLWAYWRVLTSRAGVLPESIGKRNWEFYGKTLSGATEQRDRWKRGVGLVEGSIGEEVGKKFVAEHFPPEYKEKMLELVDYLIEAYRERISSLEWMTPVTREKALEKLDKFQPKIGYPDKWRSYEGLDFSPKGEDLVANVRAAAVFNHDYEVRKLGKPANKGEWFATPQTVNAFYNPVTNDITFPAAILRPPFFSPEADAAQNFGAIGAVIGHEIGHGFDDQGSKYDGDGNLNSWWTDEDREAFTALTKRLVDQFDGLVPTGLQQRGITDHKVNGQFTLGENIGDLGGLGIAVVALKRYLADQGQDFDTAPKMEMEGLEAVAGSEFTALQRLFISWARVWQTAIRPQLSAQFISIDPHSPAEFRCNVTSSNVAEFYEAFDVQPGDDMWLDEKDRVSIW comes from the coding sequence ATGACTGAAACCATCCCGGACAACATCTCCGAACGTTCTACCGGCCGCCCTACCCCGCAGCAGGATCTATATCGCTACATCAACGGTGAGTTTCTCTCTACTCACGAGATCCCTGCTGATCGCCCCGTCGATGGTGCATTCATCGCCCTTCGCGATCAGTCCGAGGCCGACGTACGCACCCTTATCGAAACCGCCGCTAAGGATGATCCTTCCGGTCGCGTTGGCGCCCTCTACGCCTCCTTCATGGATACGGAAGGCATTGAGGCCGCCGGACTTTCGGTTCTTGACGCCGATCTGCACCCAATACGAAATGCAGAAACACTCGAAGACTTGGCGATAACGCTGGGCGAGTTGGATACCCGCGGTGTCGGTGGCGTGGTCGGCTACTTCATCGAGAAGGACTCGAGCGAGGATAAGGAAATCGTCTACCTCGTGCAGACCGGCATCGGCTTGCCCGACGAGGCCTACTACCGCGAAGACCAGCACGCCGAAACCCGCGTAGCCTACCTTGAGTTCATTGTGGACATGCTCAATCTGGCAGCAGAGCAAGCTCGCCCAGGCCGCTTCGCCGAGGCAAGTGCCGAGGACTCCGCGCAGGCAATCTTCGATTTCGAGACCCGCCTTGCCAAGGGGCATTGGAACAACGTGGATAGTCGCGAGGCAGAAAAAACCTACAACCCCACCGCAGTGGGCGACCTGCCAACCGAATTTCCCTTTGCTCAATGGTTGGCCGCCACCCATGTAGATCCCAACACCTCAGGTGGCAAAAAGATCATCGTCAGCCAGCCTTCCTACTTGGATCATGTTGCAGAGATGGCCACTGATTCCGCAATTGACTTGGATCAGTGGAAACTGTGGGCCTACTGGCGTGTGCTCACCTCCCGGGCTGGCGTTCTGCCCGAATCAATCGGAAAGCGCAATTGGGAGTTCTACGGCAAAACCCTCAGCGGTGCTACGGAGCAGCGAGATCGCTGGAAGCGGGGCGTCGGGCTGGTAGAAGGATCGATTGGTGAGGAGGTCGGCAAGAAGTTTGTGGCCGAGCACTTCCCGCCTGAATACAAGGAGAAGATGCTTGAGCTAGTCGATTACCTCATTGAGGCCTACCGGGAGCGAATTTCCAGCTTGGAGTGGATGACCCCGGTGACACGCGAGAAAGCGCTGGAGAAGCTAGATAAATTCCAGCCGAAGATTGGTTATCCGGATAAGTGGCGTTCGTACGAAGGACTGGATTTTAGCCCCAAGGGTGAAGATCTAGTCGCGAATGTTCGGGCGGCTGCCGTATTCAACCACGACTACGAGGTCAGGAAGCTGGGCAAACCAGCCAATAAGGGCGAATGGTTTGCAACTCCGCAGACAGTCAACGCGTTTTATAACCCAGTGACCAACGACATCACGTTCCCCGCGGCCATTCTGCGCCCGCCGTTCTTCTCACCCGAAGCCGATGCCGCACAGAACTTCGGCGCAATCGGCGCGGTTATCGGTCACGAGATCGGCCATGGTTTCGATGATCAAGGTTCGAAATACGATGGCGATGGCAACCTGAACTCTTGGTGGACGGACGAGGATCGCGAGGCATTTACCGCGTTAACGAAGCGACTGGTGGACCAGTTTGATGGACTGGTTCCGACTGGGTTGCAACAGCGTGGCATCACTGACCACAAGGTCAATGGCCAATTCACCTTGGGCGAAAATATTGGCGACTTGGGTGGATTGGGTATCGCGGTCGTGGCGCTGAAGCGCTACTTAGCTGATCAGGGGCAGGATTTTGATACTGCACCGAAGATGGAGATGGAAGGTTTGGAGGCCGTGGCTGGCTCTGAGTTCACAGCGCTGCAGCGGTTATTTATCAGCTGGGCGCGGGTATGGCAGACGGCAATCCGCCCGCAGCTGTCGGCGCAATTCATTTCCATTGATCCGCACTCCCCTGCGGAGTTCCGCTGCAACGTGACCAGTTCCAACGTGGCCGAGTTTTACGAGGCATTCGACGTGCAGCCCGGCGATGACATGTGGCTGGATGAAAAAGACCGCGTGAGTATCTGGTAA
- a CDS encoding glycoside hydrolase family 25 protein — translation MLLLPWRRNTRTTAPARITAAALVGSAATVAALFATNVIPVPTWALPGIDVSSHQHPQDASIDWNAVASSGQKFAFVKATEGTGYTNPYFISDSLKAQEAGIVPGSYHYARPGTGDPRAEARFYASALTTGPQPSLPPVLDLEETGGLDAVALQNWVREWIDEIKTLTGRDPIIYTYYAFWIQNMGNTTEFSEYPLWLAYYDSNLPNQLPGGWKEVTFWQYSGSGKTSGVQSDVDLNEYYGSDEQLQQLAGKMGASSPAGKNAAALKPIRDAVKGEAGVVNKVEKLTGVDIPLTTDFVMLLLGVVGGRVSPETLMTQGAQQLKGGNMGSSEGGLPQGDQISGSVKAGQEGLAAVTALAKAFQEFNKSGGQVPIDALLPLLQGQAGNGGQINVSQLLKLLQQFGGTQNWNAKLQNGEVPADPNAMKELADEASKAVPTPAGKEAAQQLPQLVNGNGAQGGAADNGNGAGAPAK, via the coding sequence ATGCTTTTACTGCCATGGCGCCGAAACACGCGCACTACCGCCCCCGCCCGCATTACTGCAGCGGCCCTCGTCGGTTCTGCAGCAACCGTTGCGGCGCTGTTCGCAACCAACGTGATCCCCGTTCCCACCTGGGCTCTCCCAGGAATTGACGTATCGAGCCACCAGCACCCGCAGGATGCCTCGATCGATTGGAACGCCGTAGCTAGTTCCGGCCAAAAGTTTGCCTTCGTGAAGGCGACCGAAGGAACGGGTTACACGAACCCTTACTTCATTTCCGATTCCCTAAAGGCGCAAGAAGCCGGCATTGTGCCCGGTAGCTACCACTACGCTCGCCCAGGCACTGGTGATCCCCGCGCGGAGGCTCGTTTCTACGCCAGTGCGCTAACCACGGGCCCTCAGCCATCTTTGCCACCGGTGCTGGATCTTGAAGAAACCGGAGGCTTGGATGCAGTTGCGCTGCAGAATTGGGTGCGTGAATGGATTGATGAAATCAAGACCCTGACCGGTCGCGATCCGATCATCTACACCTACTATGCGTTCTGGATTCAGAACATGGGGAACACCACGGAGTTTTCCGAGTATCCACTGTGGTTGGCCTACTACGATTCCAATTTGCCTAACCAATTGCCTGGTGGATGGAAGGAAGTTACTTTCTGGCAGTATTCGGGTAGTGGCAAGACCTCGGGCGTGCAGTCCGATGTCGACCTTAATGAGTACTACGGTTCCGATGAACAGCTGCAACAGCTCGCTGGAAAGATGGGTGCCAGCTCTCCAGCAGGTAAGAACGCAGCTGCGCTGAAGCCCATCCGCGATGCGGTGAAGGGCGAAGCCGGAGTGGTGAACAAGGTGGAAAAGCTCACCGGAGTGGATATTCCTCTCACTACGGACTTTGTGATGCTCCTGCTTGGTGTCGTGGGCGGCCGCGTATCTCCGGAGACTTTGATGACCCAGGGAGCACAGCAGCTCAAGGGCGGAAATATGGGATCGTCTGAAGGCGGACTGCCTCAAGGGGATCAGATTTCGGGCTCTGTGAAGGCAGGTCAAGAAGGTTTGGCAGCGGTCACTGCCTTGGCCAAGGCGTTCCAAGAGTTCAACAAGTCCGGTGGGCAGGTGCCTATTGACGCACTACTGCCACTGCTGCAGGGGCAAGCTGGTAACGGCGGACAAATCAATGTCAGCCAATTGCTCAAGTTGCTGCAACAGTTCGGTGGAACCCAGAACTGGAACGCTAAGTTGCAAAACGGTGAAGTCCCTGCGGATCCAAACGCGATGAAGGAATTGGCTGACGAAGCTTCGAAGGCCGTGCCAACCCCAGCAGGTAAGGAAGCTGCTCAACAGCTGCCACAGTTGGTCAACGGTAATGGCGCCCAGGGTGGCGCTGCCGACAACGGCAATGGTGCGGGTGCCCCAGCCAAATAA
- a CDS encoding arabinosyltransferase domain-containing protein → MSHVQQQRQAKSTVRQRSRLKLVSIVSGLVGLLLFLSLPFLPVKQESAEFNWPQGGDLRSVTAPLISYVPQDLDITLPLQEAQNLNKGETSVLSTVPENSTEPTLRGMFVRSTGDGLDVVLRNVVPLSLSKDELKQLPKDAKLRITSNSEVTRVWVPDATRKDGTPMDASIADDIRPMVTGIYSEITNNPESAKKATDAGLHAHVTVDSRFSSSPTFLKSAAMWLGVILTIVALWALHQMDKLDGRGQSSRRGRMLPAGWWRPRLLDGVVGGALLVWFFVGANTADDGYILTMSRISEHAGYMANYYRWFGVPESPFGSPFYDLITLMTKVSSSSIWVRLPSLLAGLVTWLVLSREVLPRLGAKVNRRAVAHWTMAAVFLLFWMTYNNGTRPEPIIAMLSLLTWVSLERAIATHRLLPAAVGTLFATLAISAGPTGLMAVAALLASISSLIGILIRRLPLLDAPKGSPRGRTIVAVLAQLVPFLPAGTAVLVAVFADQTLASVMEAIRVRSAIGPAVPWYEEYLRYTALLEQTVDGSFPRRFSILILFFAFGVVIASMLRNRRVPGAAKGPSMRLVMIMLGTMFFMTFTPTKWTHHFGVYAGIGAAVAALAAIAASHIALKSLRNRILFIGATLMLFAFTLSGTNGWWYISSYGVPWWDKSIQIAGIEMSSVMLVFALLVLVTGVIIGFLSDAKHARATSSAEVADIDRKESRQTRRLDGLTAAPIGVLSAVVVTFIVASLTKGMLSQWPAYSVGQGNIKTLSGTTCQLADAVRVESNTNDSFLEVADGSALKDSLKDSNSRGFDPNNVPTRINPGENNTSGTTPQTSVVNQNQYKSGNSSTDGSASNKTNDGTDKSDNQDGNGSKSDSQGQSASDAANAAQDQSVESGTTGGLTETKGVNGSYAKLPFGLDGKKVPVLGSFTEGLQLPAHTTTKWFKIPELSEKKPLIVFSAAGEVAHYDMNGVFQYGQELKVEFGRSNGKGEFELMGEYQPLDIGTAPEWRNMRIPKEAVPEGADVIRIRAVDMNVTPDQWLAITPPRAPELVSMNEAIGSDQPGLLDWSVALQFPCQRSYDHNAGVAEVPTFRVSPDHSGRRAHTPVMDYAGGGSVGLVQMTTEAQEMPTYLQDDWQRDWGVLDKLTTYQDGAGEEPKQVVLEKSTETRSGTWTPGPMKFEAKKSKKK, encoded by the coding sequence GTGTCACACGTCCAGCAACAACGGCAAGCGAAGTCCACAGTCCGGCAACGATCGCGACTCAAACTAGTGTCGATCGTATCCGGGCTCGTTGGGCTTCTCCTTTTCCTCTCCCTACCATTCCTGCCGGTCAAGCAGGAATCCGCGGAGTTCAACTGGCCGCAAGGGGGTGACCTACGCTCAGTTACTGCACCTCTGATTTCCTATGTCCCACAGGACTTGGATATCACTTTGCCCCTCCAAGAGGCGCAGAACTTGAACAAGGGCGAGACAAGCGTTCTCTCGACCGTGCCGGAAAACTCAACCGAACCCACCCTACGGGGCATGTTTGTCCGCTCCACAGGTGATGGCCTCGATGTAGTCCTGCGCAACGTTGTCCCGTTGTCTCTGAGTAAAGACGAGCTCAAGCAACTACCCAAGGATGCAAAGCTAAGAATCACCTCCAACAGCGAGGTCACTCGTGTTTGGGTCCCAGATGCCACCCGCAAGGATGGCACGCCAATGGATGCCTCCATTGCCGACGACATTCGGCCGATGGTCACGGGCATCTACTCTGAGATCACGAACAATCCTGAATCCGCCAAGAAGGCCACCGATGCAGGCTTGCACGCCCATGTGACGGTGGATTCGCGGTTCAGCTCCTCCCCCACCTTCTTGAAATCCGCTGCTATGTGGCTGGGAGTTATTCTCACCATCGTGGCTCTGTGGGCCCTGCACCAGATGGACAAGCTGGATGGTCGTGGACAATCCAGCCGCCGCGGCCGCATGCTTCCTGCCGGATGGTGGCGACCACGCCTGCTGGACGGCGTGGTCGGTGGCGCTCTACTGGTGTGGTTCTTCGTTGGCGCCAATACCGCAGACGACGGCTATATCCTGACCATGTCTAGGATCAGCGAACACGCTGGATACATGGCCAACTATTACCGCTGGTTCGGCGTACCGGAATCTCCTTTCGGCTCGCCTTTCTACGACCTGATCACCCTGATGACGAAGGTTTCTTCCTCATCGATTTGGGTTCGCTTGCCATCACTTTTGGCCGGTCTCGTCACCTGGCTGGTGCTATCCCGCGAGGTTTTGCCGCGTCTCGGCGCTAAGGTCAATCGCCGCGCAGTTGCGCACTGGACAATGGCGGCTGTCTTCCTGCTGTTCTGGATGACCTATAACAACGGCACGCGCCCCGAGCCCATCATCGCAATGCTGTCGTTGCTGACATGGGTTTCCTTGGAGCGTGCTATCGCCACACACCGCCTGCTGCCCGCTGCCGTCGGTACGCTGTTTGCCACTCTCGCGATTTCAGCTGGCCCAACGGGCCTCATGGCTGTGGCAGCACTGCTAGCCTCCATCAGCTCGCTGATTGGTATTCTCATCCGCCGTTTGCCACTGCTAGATGCTCCCAAGGGCTCGCCTCGCGGACGCACGATCGTAGCGGTTCTCGCGCAACTCGTTCCTTTCTTGCCCGCGGGAACTGCTGTCCTGGTGGCGGTGTTCGCGGACCAGACGTTGGCGTCGGTCATGGAGGCAATTCGCGTCCGAAGCGCCATCGGCCCAGCGGTGCCGTGGTACGAGGAGTACCTGCGCTACACCGCCTTGCTGGAACAGACCGTGGACGGCAGCTTCCCGCGCCGATTCAGCATCCTGATCCTGTTCTTCGCCTTCGGTGTGGTGATCGCCTCCATGCTGCGCAACCGTCGCGTACCCGGGGCTGCGAAGGGGCCGAGCATGCGCCTAGTGATGATCATGCTGGGCACGATGTTCTTCATGACGTTCACGCCAACGAAGTGGACTCACCACTTCGGTGTATACGCCGGCATCGGCGCGGCTGTGGCAGCCCTAGCAGCAATCGCTGCCTCCCATATCGCCCTGAAGTCCCTGCGTAACCGCATCTTGTTCATCGGTGCCACGCTGATGTTGTTTGCCTTCACGCTATCTGGCACCAATGGCTGGTGGTACATCTCCTCCTACGGCGTGCCATGGTGGGACAAGTCAATCCAGATCGCTGGCATCGAGATGTCGAGTGTAATGCTCGTCTTTGCGCTGTTGGTTCTGGTTACCGGTGTAATCATTGGCTTCCTTTCCGACGCCAAACATGCCCGGGCGACCTCCTCCGCCGAAGTGGCGGATATCGACCGTAAGGAATCCCGCCAGACCCGTCGCTTGGACGGGCTAACTGCCGCCCCAATTGGAGTGCTGAGCGCGGTGGTTGTGACCTTCATCGTGGCTTCGCTAACCAAGGGCATGCTTTCCCAATGGCCGGCCTATAGTGTCGGGCAAGGAAACATCAAGACCTTGAGTGGCACAACATGCCAGTTGGCAGACGCAGTGCGCGTGGAATCCAACACGAACGATTCCTTCTTGGAGGTTGCCGATGGTTCTGCGCTGAAGGATTCTTTGAAGGACTCCAATTCCCGTGGTTTCGACCCGAACAATGTGCCTACTCGCATCAATCCCGGCGAAAACAACACCAGCGGAACTACTCCACAAACCAGCGTGGTCAATCAGAACCAGTACAAGAGTGGAAATTCGAGTACGGACGGGTCGGCGTCGAATAAAACAAACGACGGAACCGATAAGTCCGACAATCAAGATGGCAACGGAAGCAAAAGCGACAGCCAAGGGCAAAGCGCAAGCGATGCGGCCAACGCAGCGCAGGATCAATCCGTAGAGTCCGGCACCACCGGTGGTTTGACTGAAACCAAAGGTGTGAACGGCTCCTACGCGAAGCTGCCATTTGGGTTAGATGGCAAGAAGGTGCCCGTGTTGGGCTCATTCACCGAAGGGCTGCAGTTGCCCGCCCACACGACAACCAAGTGGTTCAAGATCCCAGAGCTGTCTGAAAAGAAACCGCTAATCGTGTTCTCCGCAGCCGGCGAGGTCGCGCACTATGACATGAACGGCGTGTTCCAATATGGACAAGAGCTCAAGGTGGAATTCGGTAGGTCCAACGGCAAGGGCGAATTCGAGCTGATGGGTGAGTACCAGCCCCTGGATATTGGTACAGCTCCAGAGTGGCGCAACATGCGAATTCCAAAGGAAGCTGTTCCGGAAGGCGCGGATGTGATTCGTATCCGTGCAGTGGACATGAACGTCACGCCTGATCAGTGGCTGGCAATCACTCCACCGCGCGCACCGGAACTGGTGTCCATGAATGAGGCCATCGGCAGCGATCAGCCAGGTTTGTTGGACTGGTCCGTGGCACTGCAGTTCCCATGTCAGCGCTCCTATGACCACAACGCGGGTGTGGCTGAGGTACCGACCTTCCGCGTGTCCCCTGACCACAGTGGACGCCGTGCCCACACCCCGGTGATGGATTACGCCGGCGGTGGCTCTGTGGGCTTGGTCCAGATGACCACGGAAGCCCAAGAGATGCCGACCTACCTGCAGGATGACTGGCAGCGCGACTGGGGTGTACTAGATAAGCTGACAACCTACCAAGATGGCGCTGGTGAGGAACCAAAACAGGTGGTACTGGAGAAGAGCACCGAGACTCGCTCCGGAACTTGGACACCTGGGCCGATGAAGTTCGAAGCTAAGAAATCCAAGAAGAAGTAG